One Pantoea trifolii DNA segment encodes these proteins:
- a CDS encoding DUF3261 domain-containing protein, producing the protein MKMGILLLLSLLVSGCAQHQSDLNRPSAWLKPGVRVTLPAPGISPAFQQQQLLTGHAKGKTQSLLVLLSADSQQLSLAGLSSLGIRLFRVTYDKNGIHTQQMMALPEMPPASQVLADVMLSHWPISAWQPQLPRGWTLTDIDDRRELRDPSGKVVTLIRYLQRGELREPISIDQRAFGYQIQIQHLDASS; encoded by the coding sequence ATGAAAATGGGCATTTTGCTGCTGTTGAGCCTGCTGGTCAGCGGCTGCGCGCAGCATCAGAGCGATCTCAATCGACCGAGTGCGTGGCTGAAACCGGGCGTGCGCGTCACGCTGCCAGCGCCGGGAATTTCACCGGCGTTTCAGCAGCAGCAGTTGCTGACCGGCCACGCCAAAGGCAAAACCCAGTCGCTGCTGGTGCTACTGAGCGCCGATTCGCAACAGCTGAGCCTCGCCGGTTTGTCATCGCTTGGCATTCGCCTGTTCCGCGTCACCTATGATAAAAACGGCATTCACACGCAGCAGATGATGGCGCTGCCGGAAATGCCGCCCGCCAGTCAGGTGCTGGCGGATGTGATGCTCAGCCACTGGCCGATCAGCGCATGGCAGCCGCAGTTGCCGCGTGGCTGGACGTTGACCGACATCGACGATCGACGCGAGCTGCGCGATCCTTCTGGCAAAGTGGTGACGCTGATTCGCTATCTGCAGCGCGGCGAGTTGCGTGAGCCGATCAGCATCGACCAACGCGCCTTTGGCTATCAGATTCAAATCCAACATCTGGATGCCTCATCATGA
- a CDS encoding beta-ketoacyl-[acyl-carrier-protein] synthase family protein, whose product MIYLSAFGMVNALGNNLAQIAAQLQAAEAPGMQPRDGWLQDGKRCWLGEVQGALPPIPAALAAHNTRNNQLLLAALAQIRPAVDAAIAQHGRERVAIVLGTSTSGVDEGDRQVDDALPGYDYRMQELGDPSRFLAHYLELDGPAYTISTACSSSARAIISGQRLIDAGLADVALVGGADSLSRMPINGFASLDSLSERHCAPFSADRDGISIGEAAALLLLTREQQPLALLGCGESSDAWHMSAPHPEGIGAERAMLMALQQAGLQPQDVGYINLHGTATPLNDQVESAVIHRLFGDRVPCSSTKHLTGHTLGAAGATEAALAVLILQQNLPLPPQDFSQLARDTSLPECGLITAPQPLALPVIASNSFAFGGNNTCLIVGKPHE is encoded by the coding sequence ATGATCTACCTCTCCGCCTTTGGCATGGTGAATGCGCTGGGCAATAACCTGGCGCAGATTGCCGCGCAGCTGCAAGCCGCTGAAGCGCCGGGCATGCAGCCGCGCGACGGCTGGCTGCAAGATGGCAAACGCTGCTGGCTGGGCGAAGTGCAGGGCGCGTTGCCGCCAATTCCTGCCGCGCTGGCAGCGCATAACACCCGCAACAATCAGCTGTTGCTGGCTGCGCTGGCGCAGATACGCCCGGCAGTGGATGCGGCCATCGCACAACATGGCCGCGAGCGCGTGGCGATTGTGCTCGGCACCAGCACCTCCGGCGTCGATGAAGGCGATCGTCAGGTAGATGACGCATTGCCGGGCTACGATTACCGCATGCAGGAGCTTGGCGATCCGTCGCGTTTCCTGGCGCACTATTTAGAACTGGATGGTCCGGCTTACACCATTTCGACTGCCTGTTCCTCCAGCGCGCGCGCGATCATCAGCGGCCAACGTTTGATCGATGCCGGATTAGCGGACGTGGCGCTGGTGGGCGGCGCGGATTCGCTGAGCCGCATGCCGATTAACGGCTTCGCCAGCCTGGATTCGCTCTCTGAGCGTCACTGCGCGCCGTTCAGCGCCGATCGCGACGGCATTTCGATTGGCGAAGCTGCCGCGCTGCTGCTGCTGACGCGCGAACAGCAGCCGCTGGCGCTGCTCGGTTGTGGTGAATCCTCGGACGCGTGGCACATGTCGGCGCCGCATCCGGAAGGCATCGGTGCCGAGCGCGCTATGCTGATGGCGCTGCAACAGGCAGGTTTACAGCCGCAGGATGTCGGCTACATCAACCTGCACGGCACCGCTACGCCGCTGAACGATCAGGTGGAATCGGCGGTGATTCATCGCCTGTTTGGCGACCGCGTGCCGTGCAGCTCAACCAAACACCTTACCGGCCACACGCTGGGCGCGGCGGGCGCGACCGAAGCGGCTTTGGCTGTACTGATTCTGCAGCAGAATCTGCCGCTGCCGCCGCAGGATTTCTCGCAGTTGGCACGTGATACCTCGCTGCCGGAATGCGGTTTGATCACCGCGCCGCAGCCATTGGCGCTTCCGGTGATTGCTTCAAATTCGTTTGCTTTTGGCGGGAACAATACCTGCCTGATTGTAGGAAAGCCTCATGAGTGA
- a CDS encoding ApeP family dehydratase, translated as MSDFLPVHAYLPHRAPMLLLDRVIQVTDDSVICEVSINATGVLAPFLTAQGDLPAWYGVEIMAQTVGVWSGFHARQRGDSEIRPGMLLGGRGYRASSAAFAANSTLRVEMRLLMRDDRLGSFEGEIRCGEAIIASGRLNTYQPNEHELIQLQQGVQP; from the coding sequence ATGAGTGATTTTCTGCCGGTTCATGCTTATCTGCCGCATCGCGCGCCGATGCTGCTGCTGGATCGCGTCATCCAGGTGACGGACGACAGCGTGATCTGCGAAGTCAGTATCAACGCGACAGGCGTGCTGGCCCCTTTTCTCACCGCACAGGGCGATTTACCGGCGTGGTACGGCGTGGAGATCATGGCGCAGACCGTTGGCGTCTGGTCGGGCTTTCATGCGCGTCAGCGCGGCGACAGTGAGATTCGTCCCGGCATGCTGCTTGGCGGACGCGGTTATCGTGCCAGCAGCGCCGCTTTCGCCGCCAACAGCACGCTGCGCGTCGAAATGCGTCTGCTGATGCGTGACGACCGCTTGGGCAGCTTCGAAGGGGAGATCCGCTGCGGCGAGGCGATCATCGCCAGCGGGCGGCTGAATACCTATCAGCCCAATGAACACGAGTTAATTCAATTGCAACAAGGAGTTCAGCCATGA
- a CDS encoding 3-ketoacyl-ACP reductase FabG2 has translation MTRSVLVTGASKGIGRAIALRLAQDGFEIVVHYHRDSAGAAQTLAEMVAAGGCGRTLQFDVAQRDATRNALEQDIAAHGAYYGVVSNAGITRDAAFPALTDDEWDSVIHTNLDSFYNVIHPCVMPMIGLRKGGRIITLSSVSGIMGNRGQVNYSAAKAGIIGATKALAIELAKRKITVNCIAPGLIDTGMTDLEPLVIDEAMKLIPMKRMGAADEVAGLASYLMSDIAGYVTRQVISINGGML, from the coding sequence ATGACACGCAGCGTTTTAGTGACCGGCGCAAGTAAAGGTATTGGCCGCGCCATCGCATTGCGTCTGGCGCAGGATGGCTTTGAGATTGTGGTGCATTATCACCGCGACAGCGCCGGAGCAGCGCAGACGCTGGCAGAGATGGTGGCGGCGGGCGGATGTGGGCGCACCTTGCAGTTTGACGTGGCGCAGCGCGATGCCACACGCAACGCACTCGAACAGGACATTGCTGCGCACGGCGCCTATTACGGCGTAGTGAGCAATGCGGGCATCACGCGCGATGCGGCGTTTCCGGCGCTCACCGATGATGAGTGGGACAGCGTGATCCACACCAATCTCGACAGCTTCTACAACGTGATTCATCCGTGCGTGATGCCGATGATTGGCCTGCGCAAGGGCGGACGCATTATTACGCTCTCTTCGGTATCGGGGATCATGGGCAATCGCGGCCAGGTCAACTACAGTGCGGCCAAAGCCGGTATTATCGGTGCCACCAAAGCGCTGGCGATTGAGCTGGCGAAACGCAAAATTACCGTGAACTGCATCGCCCCTGGCTTAATTGATACCGGCATGACCGATCTTGAGCCGCTGGTGATTGATGAAGCAATGAAGCTGATTCCGATGAAGCGCATGGGCGCGGCAGATGAAGTCGCCGGACTGGCCAGCTACTTAATGTCGGACATCGCGGGCTACGTCACACGTCAGGTGATTTCAATCAATGGAGGTATGCTGTGA
- a CDS encoding beta-ketoacyl-ACP synthase: MIQRVVVTGMGGVTAFGESWSAVAERIKQGKNAVRHMPEWQVYDGLHTLLGAPVDDFTPPAHYTRKRIRSMGRVSLMATRATELALEQAGLIDHPVLTNGETGIAYGSSTGSTGPVSEFATMLTEKHTNNITGTTYVQMMPHTTAVNAGLFFGLRGRVIPTSSACTSGSQAIGYAWEAIRHGYQTVMVAGGAEELCPSEAAVFDTLFATSQRNDAPHTSPAPFDQQRDGLVIGEGAGTLILESLEHAQARGATIYAELVGFHTNCDAAHITQPQRETMQICIERALRTAGVTAEQIGYINAHGTATDRGDIAESQATAAIYGNSTPISSLKSYFGHTLGACGALEAWMSIEMMREGWFAPTLNLSQPAAECGELDYIIGEARQIETDYIQSNNFAFGGINTSLVFKRWRDG; this comes from the coding sequence GTGATTCAGCGTGTAGTGGTAACCGGCATGGGCGGCGTGACCGCTTTTGGTGAGAGCTGGAGCGCGGTGGCTGAGCGGATCAAACAGGGCAAAAATGCGGTGCGTCATATGCCGGAATGGCAGGTTTACGACGGCTTGCACACGCTGCTCGGCGCGCCGGTGGACGACTTCACGCCGCCCGCGCATTACACGCGCAAACGCATTCGCTCGATGGGGCGCGTTTCACTGATGGCGACGCGCGCCACGGAACTCGCGCTGGAGCAGGCCGGTTTGATCGACCATCCGGTGCTGACCAATGGTGAAACCGGCATTGCTTATGGTTCCTCAACCGGCAGCACCGGCCCGGTGAGTGAGTTCGCCACCATGCTGACGGAAAAGCACACCAACAACATCACCGGCACCACTTACGTGCAGATGATGCCGCACACCACTGCCGTGAATGCGGGCCTGTTCTTCGGCCTGCGCGGCCGGGTGATTCCGACGTCCAGCGCCTGTACGTCGGGCAGCCAGGCGATTGGGTATGCGTGGGAAGCGATTCGCCACGGTTATCAAACCGTGATGGTGGCGGGTGGCGCGGAAGAGTTGTGTCCATCCGAAGCAGCGGTGTTCGATACGCTGTTCGCCACCAGCCAGCGCAACGACGCGCCGCACACCTCGCCCGCACCGTTTGACCAGCAGCGCGATGGTTTAGTGATTGGCGAAGGCGCGGGCACTTTGATTCTCGAATCGCTGGAACATGCGCAGGCGCGCGGTGCCACCATTTATGCGGAGCTGGTAGGTTTTCACACCAACTGCGACGCCGCGCATATCACTCAGCCGCAGCGTGAAACCATGCAGATTTGTATCGAGCGTGCGCTGAGAACCGCCGGTGTCACGGCGGAACAGATCGGCTATATCAACGCCCACGGCACCGCCACCGACCGCGGCGATATCGCCGAAAGCCAAGCCACCGCGGCGATTTATGGCAACAGCACGCCAATCTCTTCGCTGAAAAGCTACTTTGGTCATACGCTGGGCGCGTGCGGGGCGCTGGAAGCCTGGATGAGCATTGAGATGATGCGCGAAGGCTGGTTTGCGCCGACGCTGAATCTGTCGCAACCGGCAGCGGAATGCGGTGAACTTGATTACATCATCGGCGAAGCACGTCAGATTGAGACGGATTACATTCAATCTAATAATTTTGCGTTTGGCGGTATTAATACTTCGCTGGTGTTTAAACGCTGGCGCGATGGCTGA